A single region of the Schizosaccharomyces osmophilus chromosome 3, complete sequence genome encodes:
- the rpl2802 gene encoding 60S ribosomal protein L27/L28, giving the protein MPTHLAKNRKLRGHVSAGHGRIGKHRKHPGGRGLAGGQHHLRTHLDKYHPGYFGKVGMRHYHLLRNPLWRPSVNLDRLWTLVPNETREKYLGKNTEVAPVINTLQSGYAKVLGKGRLPETPVIVQARYVSRRAEEKIKQAGGVVELVA; this is encoded by the coding sequence ATGCCTACTCATCTTGCTAAGAATCGTAAGCTTCGTGGTCACGTTTCCGCCGGTCACGGTCGTATCGGAAAGCACAGGAAGCATCCTGGTGGTCGTGGTCTTGCTGGTGGTCAACACCATCTCCGTACTCACTTGGATAAGTACCACCCTGGTTACTTTGGTAAGGTTGGTATGCGCCATTACCACCTTTTAAGAAACCCTTTGTGGCGCCCTAGTGTCAACTTGGACCGTCTCTGGACTTTGGTCCCCAACGAGACTCGTGAAAAATACTTGGGTAAGAACACCGAGGTTGCCCCTGTGATTAACACTCTCCAATCTGGTTATGCCAAGGTTTTGGGTAAGGGTCGTCTTCCTGAGACTCCTGTTATTGTTCAAGCTCGCTACGTCTCCCGCAGAGCTGAGGAGAAGATCAAGCAAGCTGGTGGTGTTGTTGAACTTGTTGcctaa
- the rpp21 gene encoding RNase MRP subunit Rpp21 has protein sequence MMDSKRQQLQYLLNISVSTYPVSPSLSSHYLRKFYGLMEEWDLELEPNTLLNGCKKCGSIFLIGKTASIRTHSHHRKERSDLPKGQVARMETSWFLACNVCGGNFEVSVGAPARIHKSRAALRAGEAAKAKKTEEASTQHASLDTTKTSKNMKGRQRQKIRSSGLNGILAKKKEREAESKSSSSLNLSDFMSTI, from the coding sequence ATGATGGATTCAAAACGTCAACAATTACAGTACTTGTTAAATATTTCAGTTTCTACGTATCCCGTTAGTCCATCTTTGTCGAGTCATTATTTACGCAAATTTTATGGGTTAATGGAAGAATGGGACCTTGAATTGGAACCAAATACATTGCTTAATGGGTGTAAAAAATGTGGAAGTATCTTTTTAATTGGGAAAACTGCATCTATCCGGACGCATTCGCATCatcgaaaagaaaggtcTGACTTACCTAAAGGACAAGTTGCAAGGATGGAAACAAGCTGGTTCCTCGCTTGTAATGTTTGTGGTGGTAATTTTGAGGTTTCTGTTGGCGCCCCAGCGAGGATTCATAAAAGTAGAGCTGCCTTGCGGGCCGGTGAAGCTGCTAAAGCTAAAAAGACAGAGGAAGCCAGTACTCAACACGCAAGCTTGGATACTACCAAGACATCCAAAAACATGAAAGGTAGGCAACGGCAAAAGATTCGATCCTCAGGATTGAATGGGATCTTGGCTAAGAAAAAGGAGCGTGAGGCGGAAAGTAAGTCCTCTTCATCATTGAATCTGTCCGATTTTATGTCTACTATTTAA
- the sif2 gene encoding mitochondrial protein yields MSSRIGPQRSTKTAAKLRLLPSTEEFADFRRQDTGREVYSQLPHIEGSTARKDAEYLGKRHREHLPRVTAYCTCDTFRVDLLFKFFQSRRSSHKTRPKQFDECIYSTYSYGSEETVDLLGDEIEPDRKSLNGGSTATHDTIHNDIFETGLDRNQPLFREVFCFSYGVVVLWGYTIEEEHRFLRELSRFEIEKLKMDDIEVEEFNYYVTNLYQPRIFNDFIALRDASNYMIRLSISHAIAQSVKISLFEELVNETIDATKDTPQMIAESGRIKLKREEIMMAVGQLFILRININLQGSVLDSPELMWTEPQLEPIYTAARSYLEINQRVALLNQRVEVIGDLLSMLKEQITHTHDESLEWIVVILMALLVLIAIFSILVDLRFFK; encoded by the exons ATGAGCTCAAGAATTGGGCCTCAAAGGTCTACAAAAACTGCCGCAAAACTTAGATTATTACCTTCAACAGAAGAATTCGCTGACTTTAGACGGCAGGACACCGGTCGTGAAGTATACTCACAACTTCCCCATATTGAAGGATCTACGGCTAGAAAAGATGCAGAATACCTAGGAAAACGACACCGTGAGCATTTGCCTCGTGTCACTGCCTATTGCACATGCGATACTTTCCGGGTAGACttgcttttcaagtttttccAATCTCGTCGGAGTAGCCATAAAACAAGACCTAAACAGTTTGATGAATG CATTTACAGCACATACAGTTATGGTAGCGAGGAAACTGTAGACCTACTTGGAGACGAAATTGAGCCGGATCGGAAATCTTTAAACGGTGGATCCACTGCAACCCATGATACCATCCATAATgacatttttgaaacaGGGTTAGACAGAAATCAACCTTTGTTTCGAGAAGTGTTTTGCTTTAGCTACGGAGTGGTTGTATTATGGGGTTATActattgaagaagaacacCGGTTTTTGCGAGAATTGAGtcgttttgaaattgaaaaactaA AAATGGATGATATAGAAGTTGAAGAGTTTAATTATTATGTTACTAATCTTTATCAACCAAGA ATTTTTAATGACTTTATCGCTCTGAGAGATGCCTCTAATTATATGATTCGTTTGTCTATATCTCATGCAATTGCACAATCCGTCaaaatttctcttttcgAGGAGCTCGTCAACGAAACGATAGATGCTACCAAGGATACGCCACAGATGATTGCCGAGTCTGGTAGAATCAAATTAAAACGGGAAGAGATTATGATGGCTGTTGGCcagttatttattttacgaATTAATATAAATTTACAGGGAAGCGTTTTGGATAGTCCTGAGTTGATGTGGACAGAACCGCAGCTTGAGCCTATTTACACAGCAGCGAGGTCGTATTTGGAAATCAATCAGCGTGTTGCTTTGCTAAACCAGCGTGTCGAAGTAATTGGTGATCTGTTGTCTATGCTTAAAGAGCAAATCACGCATACTCACGATGAATCCTTAGAATGGATTGTTGTAATTCTTATGGCTTTACTTGTTCTCATTGCCATCTTTAGCATTTTG GTTGATTTGAGGTTTTTCAAGTAG
- the hap2 gene encoding Ino80 complex HMG box protein Hap2, producing the protein MDSQDPNTNPESENVYQQKIARIRKKVADVEKECVQYAIKIYHVEKDIQRYRLETQMLKNTYNEYMGHQKEPKEHDLPESSDRVVHSSLEASDSNPPPTHD; encoded by the exons atggaTTCTCAG GATCCGAATACCAATCCAG AATCAGAAAATGTAtatcaacaaaagattGCTCGAATTCGAAAAAAAGTGGCAGACGTTGAGAAAGAATGTGTCCAATATGCCATCAAAATTTACCACGTAGAGAAAGACATTCAGAGATATCGATTGGAAACACAAATGCTCAAGAACACGTACAACGAATATATGGGACATCAGAAAGAACCGAAAGAGCACGATCTTCCAGAATCATCAGACAGAGTTGTTCATTCATCATTGGAAGCTTCG GACTCCAATCCACCTCCAACGCACGACTGA
- a CDS encoding Armadillo-type fold protein has product MKMQKNEKKARDSADAMFSDANDSFPFEKISEDMVRELDGIEKDMLLKEQVESEKVENANKHGKDNASGLLENCFALLHAKDDTSKFVSLTMLAKLLNENPNFLFAFWEQMDMKFLDRLLGSKNYEYADLGVSVLLAFCSDEKILRSSLMKKRIPALLTCALRHYDLCIPTICALASNPRSAKSLLYYTSFITNEFPLSQALEILSYGLYALDKIQLYMKPIFEGIEKRNEWKAPVTSQFFRNLFARFPVHLWYSDELCCYVRPLIKPVLEEFVTEESIENACVQLFSLLKAVGPDVVMEDNKESFLLVIGRCAAEIRANLDLLVSTLDEKQKHETLSYSVCSCYEVLGILIHFLCENCDELSQTIEPTKFFQLQNTLSELFGDTMEFIRDAWDNMRHHEKFAVHVTVVSAIATLCLWLTEDDSQYKQASGLMDVFMALWKYGWKNGVEYAKWIGLALPNMLQEEICVKAFKNVKGWEIVWDDFKRCNQELEAMSSKQALFEDVAENETATQAFQDLYILLEVKSFVPSSIWEHEVFRSPLWKDMLNDSS; this is encoded by the coding sequence ATGAAAATGCAgaagaacgaaaaaaagGCGCGTGATTCCGCAGACGCAATGTTTTCAGATGCAAACGACTCGTTCCCTTTCGAAAAAATCAGCGAAGATATGGTACGTGAATTAGACggtattgaaaaagatatgcttttaaaagaacaagtggaaagtgaaaaagttgaaaacgCGAACAAACACGGCAAAGATAATGCATCAggtcttttggaaaattgtTTTGCACTTTTACATGCTAAAGATGACACCAGTAAGTTTGTTTCCTTAACAATGCTTGCAAAGCtattgaatgaaaatccCAACTTcctctttgctttttgggaACAAATGGATATGAAGTTTCTCGATCGACTACTAGGATCGAAAAATTATGAATATGCCGATTTGGGAGTTTCCGTGTTGCTCGCCTTTTGCAGTGATGAAAAGATCCTTCGTAGTTcgttgatgaaaaaacgTATACCAGCTTTGTTGACTTGTGCTTTGCGGCATTACGATCTTTGCATTCCCACAATATGTGCTCTGGCGTCTAATCCACGTTCGGCAAAGTCTCTCTTGTATTACACATCCTTTATTACTAACGAGTTCCCCCTTTCTCAAGCTCTCGAGATCTTGTCATATGGTTTATATGCACTAGACAAGATTCAGCTTTACATGAaaccaatttttgaaggaataGAGAAGAGAAATGAGTGGAAGGCTCCTGTCACTTCTCAATTTTTTAGAAATCTTTTTGCCCGTTTCCCCGTTCATTTATGGTATTCGGATGAGCTTTGCTGCTATGTTCGACCTCTTATCAAACCTGTTTTGGAGGAATTTGTTACAGAAGAGTCCATTGAAAATGCTTGTGTGCAACTTTTCTCCCTTTTGAAAGCAGTCGGTCCTGATGTAGTAATGGAAGACAATAAAGAATCTTTCCTCTTGGTGATTGGCCGCTGTGCTGCAGAAATTCGTGCAAACTTGGACCTTTTGGTGTCTACTcttgatgaaaaacaaaagcacGAGACTCTTTCATATAGTGTGTGTTCATGCTACGAAGTACTTGGAATTTTGATTCACTTTCTTTGCGAAAATTGTGATGAACTTTCTCAAACGATTGAGCCCACCAAATTCTTTCAACTTCAAAACACACTTTCAGAGCTGTTTGGAGATACCATGGAGTTTATTCGTGATGCTTGGGATAATATGAGACATCATGAAAAGTTTGCTGTTCACGTCACAGTGGTTAGCGCAATAGCTACTCTTTGTCTTTGGCTTACGGAAGATGACAGTCAATATAAACAGGCTTCTGGTTTAATGGATGTATTTATGGCACTTTGGAAGTATGGCTGGAAGAATGGAGTTGAGTACGCAAAGTGGATTGGACTGGCTCTTCCCAACATGCTTCAGGAAGAAATCTGTGTTAAGGCATTCAAAAACGTGAAAGGTTGGGAAATTGTATGGGATGATTTCAAGCGTTGCAATCAAGAATTAGAAGCAATGAGCTCAAAGCAAGCTTTATTTGAAGATGTCGCTGAAAATGAAACGGCAACTCAAGCGTTTCAAGACTTATATATTTTGTTAGAAGTGAAATCATTCGttccttcttcaatttGGGAACATGAGGTGTTTCGGTCTCCTTTGTGGAAAGATATGTTGAATGATTCCTCATGA
- the pin1 gene encoding peptidyl-prolyl cis-trans isomerase Pin1, with the protein MSSTGLPEPWILKISRSRNRPYFFNPQTQESLWEAPPSTNMDALRQFMDREFTVPKTTGLEAPSSPKVRVSHLLVKHRESRRPSSWREEHITRSKEEAWNRIHYFLNLIKEGTINVNDLAAKESDCSSARRGGDLGFFGRNEMQKPFEDAAFALQPGELSPVVETNSGFHLIQRTA; encoded by the exons ATGTCAAGCACCGGATTGCCTGAGCCTTGGATTCTAAAAATTTCACGATCAAGGAATCGTCCTTATTTCTTTAACCCGCAAACCCAAGAATCTTTATGGGAGGCTCCGCCGTCTACGAACATGGATGCTTTGCGCCAGTTTATGGACAGAGAGTTCACTGTCCCAAAAACGACAGGTTTAGAAGCACCCTCTTCTCCAAAAGTCCGTGTTAGTCATTTACTAGTGAAGCACAGGGAAAGTCGTCGACCTAGTTCTTGGAGAGAGGAACATATCACCCGCAGCAAGGAAGAAGCTTGGAACCGAATCCACTATTTCCTCAATCTGATCAAAGAGGGTACCATCAACGTCAACGACCTTGCTGCTAAAGAATCAGATTGCAGCTCGGCTCGCCGGGGAGGTGATTT GggattttttggaagaaacgAAATGCAAAAACCGTTTGAGGATGCCGCTTTTGCTCTACAACCAGGAGAATTGAGTCCAGTCGTTGAAACAAACAGTGGTTTTCATTTGATTCAACGTACAGCTTAA
- a CDS encoding Schizosaccharomyces specific protein, giving the protein MSSITSPIVYRSPVGYAYKLYLEGNLPSSLHILKTYFQEGCPKEGNLDSACSLYLQVSSELNHSWQKTLEWLKLVHNGPIPRSLLNELVITYGSKKTWESREQLAELLSLAEKFKTEIFADDRGYQVEEQLVKLACEWKLFPLAESLLVNPYQKGEADLSNFISEQKFQHKLKESLSADNPNNDATKERNALTSIKRFCSQLAARIGFLQNNSTWFPKNTNLLLIAFALVVLIFKIKGNISKIRRYPIVWESLQSFIEKLAFIIS; this is encoded by the exons ATGAGTTCAATCACTTCGCCCATTGTGTATCGTTCCCCTGTAGGGTACGCCTATAAATTATACCTTGAAGGAAATCTGCCTTCTTCTTTGCACATTTTAAAAACATATTTTCAAGAAGGATGCCCAAAGGAAGGCAATCTCGATTCAGCATGCAGTTTATATTTGCAGGTTTCGAGTGAGCTCAACCATTCATGGCAGAAAACACTAGAATGGTTGAAATTAGTCCATAACGGTCCAATCCCTAGGTCACTACTTAATGAATT GGTAATTACCTATGGTTCAAAAAAAACGTGGGAGTCGCGCGAGCAGTTAGCTGAGTTACTTTCACTCGCCgagaaattcaaaactGAAATTTTCGCAGATGATCGAGGGTACCAAGTTGAGGAGCAGCTTGTGAAATTAGCCTGTGAATGGAAGTTATTTCCTCTTGCTGAATCCCTTCTCGTGAATCCTTACCAGAAGGGAGAGGCG GATCTTTCGAATTTTATTTCTGAGCAAAAGTTTCAACACAAACTGAAAGAAAGTTTGTCAGCAGACAACCCTAACAATGACGCTACAAAAGAGAGAAATGCCTTGACAAGtataaaaagattttgcTCCCAATTGGCTGCAAGGATTGGTTTCCTCCAGAACAATTCTACCTGGTTTCCCAAAAACACCAACCTTTTGTTAATTGCTTTCGCTTTGGTTGTACTTATTTTTAAGATCAAAGGGAATATTTCGAAAATTCGCCGCTATCCTATTGTCTGGGAAAGCTTGCAAAGCTTTATTGAAAAGCTGGCCTTTATCATTTCGTGA
- the pop23 gene encoding RNase P and RNase MRP subunit Pop23, which translates to MKKQQTKAKLVLENPLNVPWVNIDSSTQEKLTQALIQSLPTAKEEYSKHGLTIGLNEVNVLLENCCQHPNQDSLPRVVFVLQDPESILVTHYPQLIANANYYSKGERVCLLVCLGAEAQVSISRKLGLSRASAIAIRNDSSLLSQVNHLLNGIPAPSATWLAQASNYQPTKVLRVSTTQGTKDKKELKEGTS; encoded by the exons ATGaagaaacaacaaacaaaggCAAAGCTTGTTTTGGAGAACCCATTGAATGTGCCAtg GGTAAATATAGATTCCTCTacacaagaaaaattaacCCAGGCCTTAATTCAATCTCTGCCTACGGCTAAGGAAGAGTACAGTAAACATGGTTTGACGATTGGTCTGAACGAAGTCAACGTACTATTGGAAAATTGCTGTCAACATCCTAATCAAGATTCGTTACCTCGAGTCGTTTTCGTGCTCCAAGATCCTGAATCCATACTTGTTACACATTACCCACAGCTAATCGCTAATGCGAattattattcaaaagGCGAAAGGGTATGTTTATTAGTATGTCTCGGTGCTGAAGCACAGGTTAGTATTTCGAGAAAGCTTGGACTTAGCCGGGCTAGTGCCATTGCTATACGT AATGACTCTTCTTTACTGTCACAAGTGAACCATTTATTAAATGGAATACCAGCTCCCTCAGCTACTTGGCTGGCCCAGGCATCTAATTACCAACCGACTAAAGTTTTACGAGTGAGTACAACGCAAGGTACCaaggataaaaaagaattaaaagagGGAACCAGCTAA
- the pus3 gene encoding tRNA pseudouridine synthase Pus3, with protein MEKMFTLLRNIEVKRSHTGVWKRWSSSLSSIFTYPLTETTKLSVPDGSSKQQKRMVYCIISYRGTGYAGLQYNNAAKTIQEEIFRAFCKIGAISRLNADSPRKVHVRSAARTDKGVHAIVNVLGLKLLDHAGSFQPWVSLVNKQLPESIRVWKVERTLNSFSPHKACGSRLYEYWLPAFAIATPSPFSLDSLLFTKHFQSPHASQESILEKIQKTHSEENAASSPFRISSSKLECLKEACSLFQGTHSFHNYTTQKPFGDSSARRYMLRVFIDSIHYDKYNRQWLKLTFHGQSFMKHQIRKMVSILIYLTRSYPFANPSQIIPATFQNPVRLHIPKAPPETLLLAEPIFHSYQNRCEQFNYKPLEWSSFKDNMTHFANHYLRTPMLENFVFTDSYTKFFMLQKQDRLLHEFALAIQQASSKIEK; from the exons ATGGAAAAGATGTTCACTTTACTTCGAAATATAGAGGTAAAAAGGTCTCACACTGGTGTATGGAAGCGATGGTCTTCTTCCCTAAGTAGTATTTTTACGTATCCTTTGACGGAAACAACAAAACTATCTGTACCTGACGGCTCATCTAAACAGCAAAAGCGCATGGTCTATTGTATCATTAGTTATCGCGGTACAGGGTATGCAGGACTTCAGTATAACAACGCAGCGAAAACAATACAGGAGGAGATCTTTCGTGCTTTCTGTAAGATTGGTGCGATTTCCCGTTTGAACGCAGACAGTCCTCGAAAGGTCCATGTTCGTTCCGCCGCTCGAACAGACAAGGGCGTGCATGCAATTGTAAACGTCTTGGGCCTAAAGTTGTTAGATCATGCTGGCTCTTTCCAGCCTTGGGTCTCGCTGGTCAACAAGCAGCTTCCGGAATCGATTCGTGTTTGGAAAGTTGAAAGGAcattaaattcattttcaccTCACAAGGCCTGTGGTAGCCGTCTTTATGAGTATTGGTTGCCTGCTTTTGCTATCGCGACTCCATCACCCTTTTCTCTAGATTCATTGCTTTTTACAAAGCATTTTCAATCACCTCATGCTTCACAAGAAAGCATCTTGgaaaaaatccaaaaaaccCACTCTGAGGAAAATGCTGCCTCTTCCCCCTTTCGGATATCTTCCTCAAAGCTGGAATGCTTGAAAGAAGCATGCTCTTTGTTTCAAGGAACACATTCCTTCCATAACTATACTACCCAGAAACCATTTGGAGATTCAAGTGCACGCCGTTATATGCTTCGTGTCTTCATTGACTCCATCCATTATGACAAGTACAACCGTCAGTGGTTAAAGCTCACATTTCATGGCCAGTCTTTTATGAAACATCAAATCCGAAAAATGGTCTCAATTCTTATATATTTGACACGCTCTTACCCGTTTGCAAATCCCTCCCAAATCATCCCAGCAACATTCCAAAACCCTGTTCGTCTTCATATTCCTAAAGCACCCCCTGAGACTCTTCTTCTCGCTGAGCCTATCTTTCATTCTTACCAGAATCGCTGCGAACAATTCAACTACAAGCCTTTGGAATGGTCTTCTTTTAAGGATAATATGACACATTTTGCGAATCATTATCTCCGAACACCCATGCTAGAGAACTTTGTGTTTACAGACTC atatacaaaatttttcatGTTGCAAAAGCAAGATCGGCTACTTCATGAATTTGCTTTAGCCATACAACAAGCGTCATCTAAAATCGAAAAGTGA
- the scw1 gene encoding RNA-binding protein Scw1: MFVGSPSVGKQPPLLSKKRIPELSNVMDDTIRGSSLVPAGILNGEDEGQMLHMSPQNPEPQLGKTDADYLPTYASLNPLMEKSTTPTGRLLGGLNGGMASAPPKMGVHYPRLFAIKIDDLPRNLTAREFSCTFLFASNVVSTEIVPSADDTAYGLTVFSSRDAALSARDVLLSSEVYGLCSVTVIDNYRKSSQTNVSDGTEGSEGSSRLSRNHSPIRQLFGSRDLFRRPSNHVSNSAVGHNDSAYDHSKTPLSEHFATAPNSALQSDRLWSSFPVSYPLSLANALSKDDVSSPTWSPTANKSANSRQDTVPPVMRFNSLSINTNVSRPYLSSEKGGYAHSKSAQSPHPRVLSANGAFGVNSPPLTPSNTRDYPLSASVLPATPFSPYASHNGIHQRIPATTPTNINPADQNPPCNTIYVGNLPPSTSEDELKALFSTQPGYKRLCFRTKGNGPMCFVEFDNIPCAMEALKTLQGVCLSSSIKGGIRLSFSKNPLGVRSSSSSHNHGNVRNLHSGSMNTHGAGFFLNDTGQYDTHNSPSWANNLMYGK; the protein is encoded by the coding sequence ATGTTCGTTGGCTCACCCAGTGTAGGCAAACAGCCTCCTTTACTGTctaagaaaagaattcctGAATTGTCGAACGTTATGGACGATACTATTCGTGGTTCATCTTTGGTACCTGCCGGGATTTTGAACGGTGAAGATGAGGGCCAAATGTTGCATATGTCTCCCCAAAATCCAGAGCCGCAGCTAGGAAAAACCGATGCTGATTATCTACCCACCTACGCTTCCCTGAATCCATTGATGGAAAAGTCTACAACTCCCACTGGAAGATTGCTTGGTGGTTTGAATGGTGGAATGGCGTCTGCACCCCCCAAAATGGGAGTTCACTATCCACGTCTCTTTGCTATAAAAATTGATGATTTACCTCGAAATCTAACTGCTAGAGAGTTTTCATGCACTTTTCTGTTTGCTAGTAATGTTGTATCTACCGAAATTGTCCCTTCCGCTGATGATACTGCTTATGGATTAACGGTGTTTTCTTCCAGAGACGCCGCTCTTTCAGCTCGTGATGTTTTACTTTCAAGTGAAGTTTATGGTCTTTGTAGCGTGACCGTCATTGATAATTACCGCAAAAGCAGTCAAACAAATGTTAGTGATGGAACGGAAGGCTCAGAAGGCAGTAGTCGCCTGTCTAGAAATCATTCTCCTATTCGTCAATTGTTTGGTAGTCGTGATTTATTTCGCCGTCCAAGCAATCATGTTTCAAATTCGGCTGTGGGCCATAATGATTCTGCTTATGATCACTCCAAAACGCCTCTGTCTGAACATTTTGCAACTGCTCCTAATAGCGCTCTGCAATCCGATCGATTGTGGTCATCGTTCCCCGTGTCATATCCATTATCGTTGGCCAATGCTTTATCGAAGGATGATGTCTCTTCCCCTACATGGTCACCTACGGCGAATAAAAGCGCTAACTCACGACAGGATACTGTTCCTCCTGTTATGAGATTCAATTCACTTTCCATAAACACAAATGTTTCTCGACCCTATCTGTCTTCAGAGAAGGGAGGTTATGCTCATTCGAAGAGTGCTCAATCTCCTCATCCCAGAGTTCTCTCGGCCAATGGTGCTTTTGGAGTAAACAGTCCTCCTTTAACACCTTCTAATACCAGAGACTATCCATTGTCTGCCTCTGTACTACCTGCTACTCCATTTTCACCTTACGCTTCGCATAATGGCATTCATCAAAGGATTCCTGCTACAACACCTACAAACATAAATCCTGCCGATCAAAATCCACCTTGTAATACTATTTACGTTGGGAATCTTCCACCCTCTACTTCCGAAGATGAATTGAAGGCGCTTTTTTCAACGCAACCTGGCTACAAGCGTCTTTGTTTCCGTACCAAAGGAAATGGTCCAATGTGTTTTGTGGAGTTTGATAATATACCTTGTGCTATGGAAGCCTTGAAGACACTTCAGGGTGTGTGCTTAAGCAGTAGCATAAAGGGTGGTATTCGTCTTAGCTTTTCGAAAAACCCTTTGGGTGTACGTTCGTCGAGCTCTTCTCATAACCACGGTAATGTTCGTAATCTCCATTCCGGATCGATGAACACTCATGGTGCTGGATTTTTCCTAAATGATACAGGACAGTATGATACACACAATAGCCCTAGTTGGGCCAACAATTTAATGTACGGTAAATAG